From the genome of Phycicoccus duodecadis:
GGCCGAGGACCTCGACCCGGGTCGGCATCCCGGCCCGACCCGGCGTGACGAGCCCGGCCTCGGCGTCGGTGCTGCCGGTGGGGCCGTACTCGCGCAGCACCGCGGCCACCGCCGCCTGGACCTCGGGCTCGTACCGGGTGAGGCCGCGCAGGTGGCTGGCGGTGACGCGGCCCGCCAGGTGGCCGCTGACTACCTCGGCCGCGTCGTCGGTGTCGAGCATCCCGTAGCAGGCGCCGTCGGGCAGGACCAGGAGCGTGCCGGAGAAGCGGTGCCCGCCCAGGTGGGTGCACTCCCAGACGTCGCCGGGCCGCTCGCGGGCGAGCCGCGCCGCGATGGGCCGGCCCCGCACGGCGCAGCAGGCGTCGCGGGTGCCGTGGGTGCAGACCAGCACCATCGGGTCGGCGTCCTCGTCGCTGACGCTCAGCGCCGGCCCGAGCGCGTGGGCGGCGGCGAGGAGGTCCTCGGCGGTGCGCCAGGTGCCGCGGACCCAGGTGCCGCGCACGGTGTCGACGGCGTACCAGGCGGGGTCACCGCCATCGGCCTGGCGCCGTCCCTGACGGCGGATGAGCAGCACCTTGCCGCCGTAGGACGCGCTGACGGCCTCGATCTCCTGACCCACCCGCCCGGCCATCGGCGGGGTGTCGAGGGGGGCCTTGGCCCACGGGCCGGGGTGCTCGACGAGCAGCCAACGCGCGGCCACGGGAGCGGAGCCGGCGAGCGGGTCGCCCCGGTGGCGGGCCGCGGCCGAGCAGCGGGAGAGGTCGGTCAGCGCCATTCCGGCGATGCTACGCGGGCCCGGGACGGCCGACGGAGCCCGGCCCCCAAGGAGGGCGGGCCCCGTCGAGACCTGCTGCGGGTCAGGCGCGCCCGTGGGCGGCGCGGCTGCGGCGGCTGAGGCTGTCGATGACGACGGCCAGCAGCAGCACCGCGCCGGTGACGACGAAGCGCACGTCGGAGGAGACCGACAGCAGCGCCAGCCCGTTGCTGATCGAGAAGATCACGACGATGCCGAGCAGGGCCGAGTAGGCCGAGCCGCGACCACCGAAGAGCGAGGTGCCGCCGATGACCGCCGCTGCGATGGCGTTGAGGTTGGTGTCGGCGCCGCCGCTGCTCTGGTTGGCCGAGGCCAGCCGAGCGGCCGCCAGGATGCCGCCGAGGGCCGCGAAGGTGGAGCACAGGGTGAACACCGTGAGGTAGATGCGCTTGACGTTGATGCCGGCGCGGCGCGCCGCCTCGACGTTGCCGCCGATGGCCAGGACCGAGCGTCCCCAGGTGGTGCGGCGGATGAGGAGGTCCATCACCACGACGAGCGCGATGAACAGCACGACCATGTAGGAGACGCCCCGGTCGCGGTTGAGCACGTAGGCCGCGACCAGCAGCAGGAGGGCGAGCAGCCCGGCCCGCAGCGCGAGCGCCGACAGCGGGGCCGCCGACAGGCCGGCGCCGGATCGGCGCTGGTTGGTGCGCAGCCGCGAGAGCAGGTAGACCGCCGGGACGACGACCGCCAGGACGTAGGCGAGCACGTCGGGGAGGAACTGCTGCGAGGCGAACTGCACCACGCCCGACTCGAACGGCAGGTTGATGGTGCCGTCCTTGCCGAGGGTTCGGATCTGGAGCCCGAGGAGCACCAGCAACCCCGCCAGGGTGATGACGAAGCTCGGGACCCCGAAGCGGTTGAACAGCATCCCGTAGACGAGACCGGTCACGACCCCGGCGGCCAGCGCAGCCAGGATGGCCAGCCACACGCTGACGCCGTGGTTGACGAACAGGACCGCCAGGACCGCCCCGGACAGGCCCGACATCGAGCCCACCGACAGGTCGATCTCGCCGAGCAGGAGCACCAGCACCACCCCGATGGCGATGGTGCCGATCGGCACCATCTGCACGGTGAGGTTCACGAGGTTGCGGCTCGAGAGGAAGAGCGGGTTGAGGGCGTAGAAGACGCCCCAGATGAGGACGAGGCCGACGACGACGGGAAGCGAGCCGAGGTCACCCGACTTCACGCGCTGCCAGGTGGCCCCGGCCCAGCCGCCGATGCCCCGGCTGGCGATGAGGCGCTCGTCCTGGAGGTCGGCGGGGAGGGCGGCCGCGGTGGGGTCGGCCGGCGGCGGGGTCTGCGAGGTGGTCACGACTGCTCCTCCTGCGGGGCCCGGCGGGCGGCGCGGGCGGTGACGGCGTTGGTCGTCGCGCCGGTGATGGCGGCGATGATCTCCTGACTGGTGGTGTCGGCGACGCGGAAGTCGCCGTTGTTGCGGCCGAGGCGGAGCACGGCCACGCGGTCGGCGACGGCCATCACGTCGGACATGTTGTGGCTGATGAGGATGACCCCGAGACCCTTCTCGCGCAGCCGCTCGACGAGGTTGAGCACCTCCGCGGTCTGGGCCACGCCGAGCGCGGCCGTGGGCTCGTCGAGCATCACGACCTTGGGCGCGCCGAGCAGCGAGCGGGCGATGGCCACGGTCTGGCGCTGTCCGCCCGAGAGGCTCGCGACGGGGATGCGAACGCTGGGGATCTTGGCGCTGAGCTCGCGCAGCAGCCGCCAGGACTCCTGCTCCATCGTGACCTCGTCGAGGGCGCGGCCGCGCAGCACCTCGTTGCCGAGGAAGAGGTTGCCGACGACGTCGAGGTTGTCGCACAGGGCGAGGTCCTGGAAGACGGTCGCGATGCCCAGGGCCTGTGCCTCCGACGGCGAGTGGATGGTCACCGGCGAGCCGTCGAAGACGACCTCGCCGCCGTCGGGCGAGTAGACGCCCGCGATGGTCTTGACCAGCGTCGACTTGCCGGCGCCGTTGTCGCCGACGAGGGCGACCACCTCCCCCGCGGCCACGTCGAAGTCGATGTCCTTGAGGGCCTGCACCGCGCCGAAGCGCTTGGACACCCCGGTCATCGACAGCACGGGCGCCAGGGTCGTGGTGGTGCTCACGGGTGGCTCACTCCTTCGTGAGGGGGAGGTGGTGAGTCCCCGGGCCGGCCTCGCGGCCGGCCCGGGGACGGGGGTGGTGCTCAGCTGATGCCGAGGGCGGTGCACGCCGTGGCGTACTCGGCGGTGCAGATGTCGGAGGCCTTGTAGAAGCCGTCGGCGATGATCGTGTCCTTGATGTTCTTCTTGGTCACGACCACGGGCTCGAGCAGGGTGGCGGGCACGCCCTCCTTGTCGGCCGCCGCGGCCGGCTTCTGCTTGTTGGCCAGGGCGATCGCGTTCTTGGCGGCGTCCTCGGCCTGGGGCTTGATGGCCTTGTAGATGGTCAGCGCCTGGTCGCCCGAGATGATCCGCTGGATGGCGGCGAGCTCGGCGTCCTGGCCGGTGACCGGCGGGAGCGGGTTGACGCCGCCGCCCTTGAGCGCCGCGATGGCGCCACCGGCGGTGCCGTCGTTGGCCGCGTACACCCCGACGAGGTTGCCCTTGACGGTGCCGACCTGGCCCTCCATCCACGCCTGGGCCTTGTCGGGGCTCCAGTCGGGGGTGTCGTACTCGGCCTTGATGGTGTACCCGCTGGCGTCGAGGACGCTGTGCGCGCCCTTCTTGAAGTCGGCGGCGTTGGCGTCGGTGGGCGAGCCGTTGATCATCACGATGTCGCCGCTGGTCTTGCCGTTGGCCTTCATCGCGTCGACCAGGCCCTGCCCCTGCAGCTGGCCGACCTTCTGGTTGTCGAACGAGACGTAGTAGTCGGAGCCGGCCACGAAGCGGTCGTAGGCGATGACGGGGATGCCCTGCGACTTGGCGTTGTTGACGATGGTCGCGGCCGACTTGCCGTCGACGGCGTCGAGGACCAGGACGTTGGCGCCCTGGGTGATGGCGGCCTCGGCCTGCTGCTGCTGCTTGGCGGCGTCCTGCTCGGCGTTGCTGTAGAGGACCTCGCAGTCGGCGCAGGCGGCCTTGACGGCGGCCTCGAACATCGGCTTGTCGAAGGCCTCGTAGCGGGCGGTCTTGTTCTCGGGGAGGAGCAGGGCGATCTTCTGCGCACCGCCACCGCCCGAGCCGGAGGCCGCGCCGGAGCTCGACCCCCCGGAGGACGAGTCGCTGCCACAGGCCGCCAGGCCCGTCGCGGTGAGGCCGAGCGCGACGACGGCGCCGGCGATCCGGGTGAACCGAGTGGTCATGTGTCTCTCCTGGGTCATGACGTCCGCAGCCACTCTGGTGCGGTCGGTGCAGTCAACTCCGTTCACGGCTTGACGTCAAGCCTTGAATACAAGGAGTTGAGACAACGATTCGATCACGACGCTCACTGGAGGGTCAGCGACGCCCGGTCGGCGTCCTCGCGCAGCTGGTCGGCCAGGGTGAGGGCGCCGCGCACGTCGGCCTCCTCGGGTGCCAGCGCGCCGACCCGCACCTCGACCGACGCCGCCGCGCTCGGGATGGCGCAGCGCTCGATGGCCTCGCGCATGGGGCCCAGCACGAGCTCGCCGACGCGGGCGACCTGCCCGCCCAGGGCGACGACCTCGGGGTTGAGCAGGTTGACCACTCCGGCCAGCGCGACCCCGAGGTGGCGGCCCGAGTCCTCGAGCACCCGGCGGCATCCGGGGTCGCCGTCGAGGGCACGCGAGATGACGTCCCGGAAGGTGAGCGTGCCATGGGTCGGACGCAGCGCCGCGAGCACGGCCCGGGCCCCCACGAAGGTGTCGAGACAGCCGCGGTTGCCGCACCGGCAGACCGGCCCGTTCTCGTCGATGGTGACGTGGCCGATCTCGCCGGCGGTGCCCGCACTCCCCCGGAACAGCTCGCCGCCGATGATGAGGCCGGCCCCGACCCCGTACGACACCTTGAGGAAGACCCCGGTCGAGACTCCCTGCAACGCACCGAGTCTCGCTTCGCCGAGGGCGGCCAGGTTGGCGGTGTTCTCGAGGCGCACCGGCACCTGCACCGCATCCTCCATGGCGGCGGCCACCGCGATGCCCTGCCACCCGGGCAGGATCCCCTCGGAGCCCACCTGACCCGAGACGGTGTCGATCGGGGCGGGCAGCCCGACCACGAGCGAGCGCAGGCCCCCCATCCCCTGCCCGGTGGCCTCGACGAGCTCCTGGACCAGGCGCGCAGCGCGGGACATCCCCTCGTCGGCGGCATGGTCGGCCGGGAGGGGCATCCGGCGCTGGCTCACGATGTCGCCCGGCCCGGTGGCCACGGCGACCCGGATGTCGCGGTCGCCGAACACCGCGGCCGCCAGCAGCCCCTCGCTGGTGGCGGCCGAGACCTGGGTGGCGCGGCGGCCGTTGCGGATGCTCGGGCGCAGGTCGACCATCCCGGCGACGTCGAGCTCCTTGACGAGGTTGGAGACGGTGGCGGCGGACAGGCCGGTGACGCCGGCGATCTCGACCTGGGTGAGCGCCCCGTGCTCGCGCACGGCGTCGAGGACCCGCAGGCGGTTCATCTCCCGGAGGGACGCCTGCGAGCCCGGCGCCGCACTCGTTGGGTTCACGCGCCAAAGATAAGGGAGCCGGGCCCCTGGCGGAAGCACCACGGCCGCGCGCGCTGCGGTCACAGCGGGGGGGCGCGCCGTTCGACGGGCGGAACGGGCCGCCCCGCCCTAGCGTGTGGCCACCCAGACCCCCTGCTCTGAGAGGTTCCCATGCCCCGACGCCGTGCCATGGCCGCCGCCGCCCTCGGGTCGGCCGCCGCGCTCGTCCTCCCGCTCGCCCCCGCGCAGGCCGCGGCGCCGTCCTACGTGGCGTTGGGCGACAGCTACTCGTCGGGGACCGGGACCCGCGACTACCTCGCCGACGGCACGTCGTGCCTGCGCTCGGCCTACGCCTACCCCTCGCTGGTGGCGGCGGCCCGGGGCTACGCCCTGAACCTGCGGGCCTGCTCGGGGGCGAAGGTCGCCGACGTCACGACGACCCAGCTGGCGGCGCTCTCGGCCTCGACCGCGTACGTCTCGATCTCGGTGGGCGGCAACGACGCCGGGTTCGCGGACGTGCTGACCGAGTGCGCGCAGCCGGGCTGGATGAGCGACTGCAACGGCGCGGTCGACGACGCCCAGTCGTTCATCCGGTCGACCCTGCCGAGCCGGCTGGCGACGCTGTACTCGAGCATCCGCGCCAAGGCGCCGAACGCGCGCGTCACCGTCGTGGGGTACCCGCGGATCTTCGACGGTGAGGACTGCAACGCCTTCACGTGGTTCTCCCCCACGGAGGAGAGCCGGCTGAACGCGACCGCCGACCTCGTGAACTCGGTGACGGCCCAGCGCGCGGCGGCCGCGGGCTTCTCGTTCGCCAACCCGACTGCGCGCTTCGTCGGCCACGCGGTCTGCGACAGCCCCGAGTGGATCAACGGCCTCTCGAACCCGATCGTCGAGTCCTACCACCCCAAGAAGGAGGGCCACGCGTACGGCTACGCGCCCACCGTGTCGCCCTACCTCACCGGGGCGACCCTGCGCGTCACAGCCGGAGTGCTGCGCACCGCGGCCGCCGACACGGACCGGCTGACCACCCAGCAGCGGGGCTACGCGGCGCTCGACCGCCGCATCCGGCCCGAGACCGTCGCGGTGCCCGACCTGCACAGCGCGCGCGCCCTCGCGGCGGCCGCGCGCATCGGCCTCGACGTCGACGACCGGGCCGCGGTCGACGCCGCCGACCGCACGGCCTCGGCGCGCCAGGCCGCCGAGCACCGGGCCCGCGCGGGGGCGGCCGGCTGACCCCGCCGTGGCGGGCGGCCGGGGCTCAGGCCCCGGCCGCGCGCAGCAGCTGCTGGGCCAGCGACCGGTCGGTGACGAGCGTGGCCACCCAGCCCCCCAGCAGGAAGGCCCGGGTGACCGCGAGCTTCTCGACGCCGGTGGCCAGCGCGATGACCTCGCGCGGGGCGCGCAGCTCGTCGGCGGTGACGGTCAGCATCCGACGCGTCAGCCCGGTCTCGACGGCCGCACCGTCGGCGTCGACGAACACCCCGAGGGCCTCACCGACCGCGCCGGCGGCAGCGACCTCGGCGCGCACGGGCTCGGGCACCACGTCGTGGATGGTCGAGTGGCCGGCCCGCCAGGCCCCGAGGCTCACGACCGCCACCGTGACCCGCGCGACCTCGGCCTGGGCGGCCGCCACGGCGGGCTGGCGGCGCATGGTGACCGCGCTCTCGGCGTCGTCCAGCACGAACGGCGCGTAGTACAGGTGGGCCGGCACGCCGGTGAGGGCCGCGGCGGCGCGCACGACGTCGACGGGCGTGTGCTCGCCGTCGATGACCATGGACCCGCTCAGCTGCACGACCGGCACCGGCGGGAGGGAGGGCAGCGCCTGCACCATCGCGCTGACCGTGCGCGCCCACGGCAGGCCGAGGACGTCGCCCTCGCCCACGACGTCGAGCAGCAGCTCCGCCGCCGCAGCGCCCACCCGGGCGCGGCGCAGGCCGGGCTCGTCGGGGCAGTCGACCACCACGCAGCGCCGCAGCCCGTAGGCATCGCGCAGCCGCGCCGAGAGCTCGCTGTCGACCCCGCTCCGGTCGACGATCTCGATCCGCACGATGCCGCTGGTGCGGGCGGCCTCGAGCAGCCGGGCCACCTTGAAGCGGCTCATGCCGAGCGCGCCCGCGATGTCGACCTTGCTCTCGCCCGCCAGGTAGTGCCGGCGCGCGACCTCCGCGGCCAGCACGGCGTCCGGGGCGCGCAGGGTGTCGCTCACGGCGTCCGTCCTCTCACCGGACCCGGTGCGAGAGAGGCACCCGACGCGGGGTGCGGGTCGCGAGGCGCGGCCGGGTCCGGGCCGCGCATCACCTGAGCGGATTGTCCCTCTTCCGAGCGGACGAGGGCAACGTCGTCCCGGAAGGACTGACAGGATGACCGTGGCAGTGCCGCCCACACCCGAAGGACCTCCGATGACCGACCGCCCCCTCGTCGCCGGCGTCGACACCTCCACCCAGTCGTGCAAGGTGGTGGTGTGCGACGCCACGACCGGGGAGGTCGTGCGCACCGGCCGTGGCACCCACCCCGACGCCACCGAGGTCGAGCCCGCGCGCTGGTGGGATGCGTGGCAGGCGGCCACGGCCGGGGGGCTGCTCGACGGCGTCGGGGCGCTGGCGGTCGGCGGTCAGCAGCACGGGATGGTCCTGCTGGACGAGAGGGACGAGGTGGTCCGCCCCGCCCTGCTGTGGAACGACACCCGCTCGGCCGGTACCGCCCGCGACCTGGTCGACGAGCTCGGCGGCCCCCAGGCCTGGGCCGACGCGGTGGGCATCGTGCCGCTGGCGGCCATCACCGCCGCCAAGGTGCGCTGGGTGCGTGACACCGAGCCCGCCTCGATGGAGCGCGCCACCCGGGTGGTCCTCCCCCACGACTGGCTGACCGGCCGCATCCTCACCGACGGCGGGGGCTTCGAGGGCTGGACGACCGACGCCGGCGACGCGTCGGGCACCGGCTGGTTCGATGCCGCCACCCGCGAGTACCGCCCCGACCTGCTGCGACTGGCCGCCGGGCGCGACCTGGGGCTCCCCCGGGTCGCCGGCCCGGCCGAGGTGGTGGGCCGCACCCGCGACGGGATGGCCCTCGCCCCCGGCACCGGCGACAACATGGGCGCCGCGCTCGGCCTCGGGCTGGGGCGCGGCGACGTCGTGGTCTCGCTCGGCACCAGCGGCACGGCCTTCGCCCGCCACGACCGGCCGACCGCCGACCCCAGCGGCTTCGTGCAGTCCTTCGCGGATGCCGAGGGCGGCTTCCTGCCCCTGGTCTGCACCCTCAACGCCGCGCGGGTGCTGACCTCGGGCGCGGCGATGCTCGGGGTCGACCTCGCCGGGCTCGACGACCTGGCCCTCGCGGCCGACCCGGGGGCCGGTGGGCTCACCCTGCTGCCGTTCCTCGACGGCGAGCGCACGCCCAACCTGCCCGACGCCACCGGCTCCCTGCACGGCCTCACCCGCGCCAACGCCACCCCCGAGAACCTGGCCCGCGCCGTGGTCGAGGGGATGCTGCTGGGGCTGGCGAGCGCCGTCGACGCCGTGCGCGACCGCGCCGGCTGCCCGGTCGAGCGGGTCCTGCTCATCGGCGGTGCGGCCGCGTCGCGGGCCGTGCGAACCGTCGCGCCCGACGTCCTCGGGGCGCCGGTGGCGGTGCCGGAACCCGGTGAGTACGTCGCGGTCGGGGCCGCGCGCCAGGCCGCCTGGGCACTGGCCGGTGGTGACGCTCCCCCGGCGTGGCCCGTCGCGGTCGAGGCCACCGTCGAGCCGCGCGAGCCCGAGCGCGGCGCCGAGCTGAGGGCCCGCTACGCCGACGTCCTGCGCGCCGCCCATCCCTGAGCCGCGGGGGTCGCGGCGCCACTAGGTTGGTCCGATGACCGACGCGCCTCGCGAGCTCGACATCGTCCTCTTCGGAGCCACCGGCTTCGTGGGTCGCCTCACCGCCGCCCACCTGGCCGAGCAGGCACCGGCCGGGATGCGCATCGGCCTGGCCGGGCGCTCCCGCGAGCGCCTCGAGACCGTCCGCACCGAGCTGGGCTGGGCGGCCGCCGACTGGCCGGTCATCGTCCTCGACGCCCTCGACCAGGACGCGGTGGCCGACCTCGCCGCCCGGGCCCGGGTCGTGGTGACCACGGTCGGCCCCTACGCCCGGCTGGGCCTCCCCCTGGCCGCCGCCTGCGCCGCCGCGGGCACGCACTACTGCGACCTCACCGGCGAGGTGCTCTTCGTGCACCGCAGCGTCGCGGCCCACCACGAGCCCGCGATGCTCAGCGGCGCCAAGGTCGTACACGCCTGCGGCTTCGACTCGGTGCCGAGCGACCTCGGGGTGCTGCTGTGCGCCGACGCCGCCCGGGCCGACGGCGCCGAGCTGGGGTCGACCCGGCTGGCGGTGCGCTCGATGAAGGGCGGCTTCAGCGGCGGCACCATCGACTCGGCGCGCACCCAGGCCATCGAGATGCGGGCCGACCCCACCACCCGCCGTATCGCCGGCGACCCGTGGGCGCTTGCCGAGGGCGGCCGGCCGCCACGGCCGCCCCGCGGGTCCGCCCCCCGGCGCCGTGGCGTCGCGGCCCTGGCCGGCCGGGTCACCCAGGCCTCGCCGGTGCGCCGCGACCCCGACAACGCGCACTTCACCGGGCCGTTCGTGATGGCCGCCTTCAACACGCGCGTGGTCGCCCGGTCGGCCTCGCTGCTGGGCTACGGCAGCGGCTTCCGTTACACCGAGTACTCCGACTACGGCCCGGGGGCCAAGGGCGCCGTGACCGCCGGCGTGGTCTCGGCCGGGTTGCTCGCCGGCGTCGCCGGGATGGCGTTCCGTCCCACCCGGGCGGTGCTCGACCGCCTCCTGCCGGCCCCCGGCGAGGGCCCGAGCGAGGACGCCATGCGCGCGGGGCGCTTCCGGATGGTCGTCACGGCGGCCGCCAGCAACGGCTCGCGCTACCGCGCCACCGTCGCGGCGCCCTACGACCCCGGGTACTCGGGCACCGCCATCATGCTCGGCCAGTCGGCGCTGGCCCTGGCACAGGACGACGCCGGGCTGCCCGCCGCCACCGGCGTCCTGACGCCGGCGACGGCCCTCGGGATGCCGTTGGTGCACCGGCTGCGGGCCCACGGCTTCACCCTCGAGGTCGAGCGCCTCCCCGCGACGAGCTGATCGCGGCGGCGATGCGCTCGGCGTCGATCCGCAGCTCGCGCAGCATGCCCGAGATCGGGTTGGTGAAGCCGGTGAACCACAGGCCGGGGCGGGCTTCGGGGCGGGCCGAACCGCGCACCGTGGGCAGCCCCCGCTCGCCGAGCACCCCGAGGTGGCCGACCAGCGGCTCGAGGCCCGCCCGGTAGCCGGTGGCCGTGACCACCAGCGCCGGCCGCAGGCGGGTGCCGTCGGCCAGCACGACCTCGTCGCCGTCGAAGGCCTCGAGGGCCGCGACCGGCTCGACGCGCCGCGCCCGGATGGCGCTGACGATGCCGACGTCCTGCACGGGGACCCGGCCGTCGAGGGTGCGGCTGTAGAGGTCGGCGGCGGCGCGCGGCATCCCGAACTCGGTGAGGTCGGCCTCCTGCACCCGGGCCAGGACACCCGAGACGCGGTCGACCACACGCGGGGGCAGGCGGCGCACGGCGATGCCGGTGGCCTGGGCCGGCACGCCCATCCGGTCACGGGCCAGGATGTGCGGTGGGGTGCGGACCGACAGCCAGACCCGGGTCGCCCCGTGCTCGGCGAGGTCGGTGGCGATCTCGGTGCCGGTGTTGCCAGTGCCCACGACGAGGACGTCGCGCCCGGCCCAGCGGCGGCCGTTGCGGTAGTCGCGGGCGTGCAGGACCTCGCCGGTGAAGCCGTCGCTGCCGGGCCAGGACGGCGTCACCGGGGTGTGGTTGTAGCCGGTGGCGACCACGACGTCGCGGGCCACCACGGTCGTGCCGTCGGCCAGGTGCACCTCCCACCGGGCGTCGCCGGAGCCGGGGTCGATGCGCTCGACGGCGGCGCCGGTGCGCAGTCGCAGCCGGTGGTGGGCGGCGTACTCCTCGAGATAGCGCACCACGTCGTCGCGGGCCACCCAGCGGCCGAACCGGCGCGGGATGCGGTAGCCGGGCAGGGCCGACCAGCCGCGCGGAGTGTGCAGGTGCAGGCGCTCGTAGTGGGTGCGCCACCGCTCGCCGACGTGGGGCCCCGCGTCGAGCACCAGCGGGTCAGACCCCCGCATCCGCAGTGCCCCGGCGACGGCCAGGCCGCCCGGGCCCGCCCCCACGACGACCACGTCCTCGACCCCGCGCCCGTCGACCATGGCCGCACGCTACTCCCGGCCCTGCGCCGCTCCCCGGACCCGGGGACGTTGGTCCCTTGGACGCCGGCCCGCCCGACAACCACACTTCGTAGTACAGCGCCGTTCCGACGCCCCGAGCCGAAGGAGCCCGCCATGCCCGCGCCGTCCGTCCCCCCGCCGTCGGTCTCCGACCCGGCGGTCCGCGTCCTGTCCGCCGACGAGACCTGGGAGATGCTGCGCCGCCACGAGCTGGGCCGGCTGGCGTTCCACCTGAGCGACGAGGTGCACCTCGTACCGGTCAACTACGGCGTCGACCACCAGGACCGGGTCGTGTTCCGCACCGCCGAGGGCGACAAGCTCCTCGGTGTCCGCTTCGACGCCGACGTCGCCTTCGAGATCGACGAGCTCGACGGCTTCCGCGCCCGCAGCGTGGTGCTGCGCGGGCGGGCCCGGGTGCTCAAGGGTGACGAGGCGGAGGCCGCCGACCGGCTGCCTCGCCGGCCCTGGGTGCCGGGGATGCGCGAGGAGGTCGTCGCCGTCACGGTCGACGAGCTGAGCGGGCGCGAGTTCGTCCTACGCCCGCCTACGCTGCGGGAGTGACCGCGCCCGTCCCGATGCCGCGCGCTGGCCGGGTCGTCGTCGCGAGCGACTCCTTCAAGGGCTCGCTGACGTCCGCGCAGGTCGGGGCGGCGGTGCGAGCGGGCATCCTCGACGTCGTCCCCGACGCCGTCGTCACGGTCGTGCCCGTGGCCGACGGTGGCGAGGGCACGGTCGCGGCCGCCCTGGCCACGGGGTACGAGCCGGTGGCGGCCACCGTCCACGGCCCGACCGGCGAGCTCCACACCACGACGCTCGCCTGGCATCAGGGCGCGGGCACCGCGGTGGTCGAGCTGGCCGACGCGTGCGGGCTCGGACGCCTGGCCGGTGGCGTTGCGGCCCCGCTCACCGCCTCGAGCCGGGGGCTGGGCGACGCGCTGCGGGCGGCCCTCGGGCTGGGGCCTCGCCTGCTGGTGGTCGG
Proteins encoded in this window:
- a CDS encoding saccharopine dehydrogenase family protein; amino-acid sequence: MTDAPRELDIVLFGATGFVGRLTAAHLAEQAPAGMRIGLAGRSRERLETVRTELGWAAADWPVIVLDALDQDAVADLAARARVVVTTVGPYARLGLPLAAACAAAGTHYCDLTGEVLFVHRSVAAHHEPAMLSGAKVVHACGFDSVPSDLGVLLCADAARADGAELGSTRLAVRSMKGGFSGGTIDSARTQAIEMRADPTTRRIAGDPWALAEGGRPPRPPRGSAPRRRGVAALAGRVTQASPVRRDPDNAHFTGPFVMAAFNTRVVARSASLLGYGSGFRYTEYSDYGPGAKGAVTAGVVSAGLLAGVAGMAFRPTRAVLDRLLPAPGEGPSEDAMRAGRFRMVVTAAASNGSRYRATVAAPYDPGYSGTAIMLGQSALALAQDDAGLPAATGVLTPATALGMPLVHRLRAHGFTLEVERLPATS
- a CDS encoding flavin-containing monooxygenase, with the protein product MVDGRGVEDVVVVGAGPGGLAVAGALRMRGSDPLVLDAGPHVGERWRTHYERLHLHTPRGWSALPGYRIPRRFGRWVARDDVVRYLEEYAAHHRLRLRTGAAVERIDPGSGDARWEVHLADGTTVVARDVVVATGYNHTPVTPSWPGSDGFTGEVLHARDYRNGRRWAGRDVLVVGTGNTGTEIATDLAEHGATRVWLSVRTPPHILARDRMGVPAQATGIAVRRLPPRVVDRVSGVLARVQEADLTEFGMPRAAADLYSRTLDGRVPVQDVGIVSAIRARRVEPVAALEAFDGDEVVLADGTRLRPALVVTATGYRAGLEPLVGHLGVLGERGLPTVRGSARPEARPGLWFTGFTNPISGMLRELRIDAERIAAAISSSRGGARPRG
- a CDS encoding pyridoxamine 5'-phosphate oxidase family protein; amino-acid sequence: MPAPSVPPPSVSDPAVRVLSADETWEMLRRHELGRLAFHLSDEVHLVPVNYGVDHQDRVVFRTAEGDKLLGVRFDADVAFEIDELDGFRARSVVLRGRARVLKGDEAEAADRLPRRPWVPGMREEVVAVTVDELSGREFVLRPPTLRE